From the genome of Nodosilinea sp. FACHB-141, one region includes:
- the cbiT gene encoding precorrin-6Y C5,15-methyltransferase subunit CbiT, translating to MAKLWPYATPGIPDHLFEQLPGIPLSSREVRLLLLGYLRLKPKDVLWDIGAGTGTLAIEAALMCPVGKVVAVERDEDVAELIRRNCDRFGLTNVQVIQGSAPGCLSELPHHPDCIFVEGGRNLKEILLAAWDYLPSLGRVVVTAGNLETLYVVSETFAHLRVRNIEAAQPAVNRLETKGNYQVFTAVDPIFILSGEKYE from the coding sequence ATGGCGAAACTTTGGCCCTACGCCACCCCTGGTATTCCCGATCACCTGTTCGAGCAACTGCCCGGCATTCCTCTCAGCAGTCGGGAGGTGCGGCTGCTGCTGCTGGGCTACCTTCGGCTCAAGCCCAAGGATGTGCTGTGGGATATTGGCGCGGGCACCGGCACCTTGGCGATCGAGGCGGCGCTAATGTGCCCTGTCGGCAAGGTGGTGGCGGTTGAGCGCGACGAGGATGTAGCCGAGTTAATTCGGCGCAATTGCGATCGCTTTGGCCTTACTAACGTGCAAGTCATTCAGGGCAGCGCCCCCGGCTGTTTGAGCGAGCTGCCCCACCACCCCGACTGCATTTTTGTCGAAGGCGGACGCAACCTCAAAGAAATTTTGCTGGCCGCCTGGGACTACCTGCCGTCCCTGGGGCGAGTGGTGGTAACCGCGGGCAACCTCGAAACCCTTTACGTGGTGTCTGAGACCTTTGCCCACCTACGGGTGCGCAACATCGAAGCGGCTCAACCCGCCGTCAACCGGCTAGAGACTAAGGGCAACTACCAGGTATTCACGGCGGTAGACCCGATTTTCATTCTCAGCGGCGAAAAGTATGAGTGA